Proteins encoded together in one Drosophila albomicans strain 15112-1751.03 chromosome 2R, ASM965048v2, whole genome shotgun sequence window:
- the LOC117573526 gene encoding uncharacterized protein LOC117573526 isoform X10 has protein sequence MPYESMHHHQSAATAVAAGVAPNSMLDALSLQLRDAEMRRTEIERAHQETLAQIRNLSGSARPDTEAVENLQSRARELEKKVALENVHCEELQIELTAALKAKAARSSAPSNNMCPSSMSNSAPFGAGMPASIPTSASSSTVTWAPTISHQDQGSEIDIIMAKIEQDNRVLAELEQPRTSASASMSALPPSSMMSAGNSEFRTISKSELEEELNRYKRAVLGGASGGGVSALSSGYSSLPQSLASTLANGATSNSLSGTSVGSAAAAAAAAGGAMDGGGGGGGRGGGHTSISGLVPNSISGISSSLSSHAIQSLQSAAYGVGQTSVEKLLSGTSGITGIPPLPSTTMPLLSLNAHNMPPGGSTSYSALGLSAGSGVGGVGVGGVGSSLTHPTMSNINMLDTSALLGLGPAGGGITGATSLYGLSAGAAGGLGSSYGGPPFMDAASSASYPFTSAALRQASKMKMLDEIDIPLARYGNRSSPCSPIPVGPHGGWGLDEFTDGLGTSIMHNRSGLALGALDLDTRNHAMNGATEPQVDMLDIPGKGRCCVFIARFPYDPPEEAEGELSLCAGDYLLVWTSGEPQGGYLDAELLDGRRGLVPASFVQRLVGDDLLEFHQAVLSTLRDAEDGSMQCDTTSLPSLPPHNPLLTHTHEDLARLSETHTDLEHDQDDISDNAPKHLTLERQLNKSVLIGWSPPEPVGYNLIDSYHVYVDGVLKVTVKANERTRALIEGVDSTRPHRISVRSVTQNRQTSRDAACTMIIGRDTSHLGPSAVRASHITCSSAVISWLPANSNHQHVVCVNNVEVRTVKPGMYRHTITGLAPSTQYRVTVRAKHLRAVGQHSTQPGHTVGGVGAGTAGRPGQEEAPGAYADFRTLTKGLPDPPQEIQLEAGPQDGTILVTWQPVNRPTSTGPVTGYAVYADGKKVTDINSPTGDHALIDIGKLGVFNPRAVTIRTKSRDSQSADSAPILIPNQVRNAVARRGPNQMGMGPQLPQQGLHGMPNQLQQQQQQMGMPGQPGQMGQLGQPHMMQQDHTQYDPNQMQQQGLQPGQQPGQTQPGHQPDGGSGLLGGLLGGLFSKPTQNQVNQNGYQQPGATQRGMVPGRPQGPQQQQQQQAYGAQGGPMGGPRFRGPVPGQMGMQGQMPGQMQGQMPGQMPGQMQGQMPGQMPGQMPGQMPGQMAGQMAGQMPGQMPGQMPGQGQMMGPRGPLTQQQQQQQQLQQGQLMPGQQPGQPQTQQQQQQQQQQQQQMAGAQKKPRYFVAMFDYDPSTMSPNPDGCDEELPFQEGDTIKVYGDKDADGFYWGELRGRRGYVPHNMVSEVEDTTAQMQGGQMQMGGVMQTGATPGTAQVMPGQGVPQQSMRNVSRDRWGDIYANMPVKRMIALYDYDPQELSPNVDAEQVELCFKTGEIILVYGDMDEDGFYMGELDGVRGLVPSNFLADAPDQYNNNQMGPGGVAGRGGLSQRGRGQGPGARGPPPPPRDNMMPGVAGPRGPVGKNARPASPTLLDNTGHPAPDHQTQMIGRVGNVGLQQQQQQQQQLQQQHQQQQQQPYGQQQTQMGQQQTQQQQQQIGMGQPGMMGMGQQPGQQMGQQMGQQMGQQMGMGQMGQQQQVPVTTQAQTGGLFSGATSLLSGATSAATGGLFGSKQAPKTDPMQPPGGVQPTQQQANAFGAQQMQQPGMQQQPGMQQQPGMQQQPGMQQQQQQQVPPQAQPPPQGPGAGLLGGLKGIAAAAPGGDVLSKGKDLFGKFGFGFGK, from the exons ATGCCGTACGAGTCGATGCACCATCATCAGTCGGCGGCCACTGCGGTGGCAGCCGGCGTAGCGCCAAATAGCATGCTGGACGCACTCAGTTTGCAGCTGCGGGATGCGGAGATGCGACGCACTGAGATCGAGCGAGCACATCAG GAAACTCTGGCACAAATACGCAATCTAAGTGGCAGCGCTCGACCCGACACCGAGGCCGTGGAGAACCTTCAATCGCGTGCTCGTGAACTGGAGAAGAAG GTGGCGCTGGAGAACGTGCACTGCGAGGAGCTGCAGATCGAGTTGACTGCCGCGCTGAAGGCGAAGGCAGCTCGCTCCTCGGCacccagcaacaacatgtgTCCGTCTTCGATGTCCAACTCGGCGCCCTTCGGAGCTGGCATGCCAGCCAGCATTCCCACTTCGGCCAGCAGCTCGACAGTGACTTGGGCGCCGACAATCAGCCACCAGGACCAAGGCTCCGAGATTGACATCATCATGGCCAAGATCGAGCAG GATAATCGCGTGCTGGCCGAACTGGAGCAGCCAAGGACCTCGGCCAGCGCCAGCATGTCAGCATTGCCGCCCAGTTCTATGATGAGCGCGGGAAACAGCGAATTTAGAACCATATCAAAGAGTG AGCTCGAGGAAGAACTGAATCGCTATAAAAGAGCTGTGCTGGGCGGCGCTTCGGGCGGCGGCGTCTCGGCGCTGTCCTCCGGCTACTCGAGCCTGCCCCAATCGCTGGCTTCGACTCTGGCCAATGGGGCCACGAGCAACAGCTTGAGCGGCACCAGCGTTGGCtcagcggcagctgctgcagccgccGCTGGTGGTGCGATGGAtgggggaggaggaggtggtGGTAGAGGAGGCGGACATACATCCATATCGGGTCTGGTGCCCAACTCAATTAGCGGCATATCGTCGAGTCTGAGCAGCCATGCCATACAATCACTACAGTCGGCTGCCTACGGAGTTGGGCAGACGTCGGTGGAGAAGCTGTTGAGTGGAACTAGTGGAATAACTGGCATTCCACCATTGCCG AGCACAACCATGCCCCTCCTGTCACTCAACGCGCATAACATGCCGCCCGGCGGCTCCACCAGCTACTCGGCTCTCGGCCTAAGCGCCGGCAGCGGCGTCGGTGGCGTCGGCGTCGGCGGCGTTGGCTCCTCGCTCACCCACCCCACCAtgagcaacatcaacatgcTCGACACGAGCGCCCTGCTCGGCCTGGGACCCGCCGGCGGTGGCATCACCGGTGCCACCTCGCTCTACGGCCTGAGCGCAGGCGCCGCCGGTGGACTGGGCAGCTCCTATGGCGGTCCACCGTTCATGGACGCCGCCTCGAGCGCCTCGTATCCGTTCACCTCGGCGGCACTGCGTCAGGCCTCCAAGATGAAGATGCTCGACGAGATCGACATACCGCTGGCCCGCTACGGCAACCGCAGCTCGCCCTGCTCCCCCATTCCCGTGGGTCCGCATGGCGGCTGGGGCCTCGACGAGTTCACCGATGGCCTGGGCACCTCCATCATGCACAATCGCAGCGGGTTGGCGCTGGGCGCCCTTGACCTAGACA CTCGCAACCACGCAATGAACGGCGCAACTGAGCCACAGGTGGACATGTTGGACATTCCGGGCAAGGGACGTTGCTGTGTGTTCATTGCACGCTTTCCCTACGATCCGCCAGA GGAGGCGGAGGGCGAGCTGTCGCTGTGCGCCGGCGACTATCTGCTGGTGTGGACCAGCGGTGAGCCACAAGGAGGCTATCTGGATGCGGAGCTACTGGATGGACGTCGGGGCCTGGTGCCCGCCTCGTTTGTGCAGCGACTAGTGG GCGACGATTTGCTGGAGTTCCATCAGGCGGTACTGTCGACACTGCGCGATGCCGAGGACGGTTCGATGCAGTGCGACACAACGTCGCTGCCTTCCTTGCCGCCGCACAACCCattgctcacacacacgcacgagGATCTGGCACGTTTGAGTGAGACGCACACCGATCTGGAGCACGACCAGGACGACATTAGCGATAATG CTCCGAAGCACTTGACGCTGGAGAGGCAGCTGAACAAGAGCGTGCTCATTGGCTGGTCGCCGCCGGAGCCCGTGGGCTACAACCTGATCGACAGCTATCACGTCTATGTCGATGGCGTGCTCAAAGTCACGGTGAAGGCCAACGAACGCACACGCGCTCTAATCGAGGGCGTCGACTCCACGCGG CCGCATCGTATTAGCGTGCGCAGCGTTACGCAGAACCGTCAGACGTCCAGGGACGCGGCCTGCACAATGATCATTGGGCGGGACACCTCGCACTTGGGCCCCTCGGCGGTGCGCGCCTCGCACATAACGTGTTCCTCGGCGGTTATATCGTGGCTGCCGGCCAATTCCAACCACCAGCACGTGGTGTGTGTGAACAATGTGGAGGTGCGCACCGTCAAGCCGGGCATGTATAGGCACACCATAACGGGCCTTGCGCCCAGCACCCAATACCGTGTGACCGTGCGTGCCAAGCACTTGCGTGCCGTTGGccagcacagcacacagccTGGTCACACTGTCGGTGGAGTAGGAGCAGGCACTGCGGGCAGACCCGGCCAGGAGGAGGCACCGGGGGCCTATGCCGATTTTCGCACACTGACCAAGGGTCTGCCCGATCCGCCACAGGAGATCCAACTTGAGGCTGGTCCTCAGGATGGCACCATTCTGGTGACATGGCAGCCGGTTAACAGACCCACGTCCACGGGGCCTGTAACCGGCTATGCTGTGTACGCCGATGGTAAAAAAGTGACCGACATCAATTCACCAACGGGCGACCACGCACTCATCGACATCGGCAAACTGGGCGTCTTCAATCCCCGCGCCGTCACCATTCGCACCAAGTCTCGCGATTCACAGTCGGCGGACAGCGCGCCCATTTTGATACCAA ACCAAGTGCGCAACGCTGTCGCCCGCCGGGGACCAAATCAGATGGGCATGGGTCCGCAGCTGCCGCAGCAGGGACTCCACGGCATGCCCaaccagctgcagcagcaacagcagcagatggGCATGCCGGGTCAGCCTGGCCAGATGGGGCAGCTGGGGCAGCCGCACATGATGCAGCAGGATCACACGCAATACGATCCCAACCAGATGCAACAGCAGGGACTCCAACCTGGCCAGCAGCCGGGCCAAACCCAGCCCGGTCATCAG CCTGACGGAGGCTCCGGCTTGTTAGGTGGCCTGCTCGGTGGCCTCTTCTCGAAACCCACACAGAATCAAGTGAACCAGAAT GGCTACCAACAGCCGGGCGCCACGCAGCGCGGCATGGTGCCGGGACGACCCCAGggaccacagcaacagcagcagcagcaagcttACGGGGCACAAGGCGGTCCGATGGGAGGTCCTCGCTTCCGCGGACCCGTGCCCGGACAGATGGGCATGCAGGGACAGATGCCGGGACAGATGCAGGGGCAAATGCCGGGGCAGATGCCAGGACAGATGCAAGGGCAGATGCCAGGTCAAATGCCAGGTCAGATGCCGGGTCAAATGCCTGGTCAAATGGCTGGACAGATGGCCGGACAAATGCCTGGTCAAATGCCAGGACAGATGCCCGGACAGGGGCAGATGATGGGTCCACGTGGTCCACTcacccagcaacagcagcagcagcaacagttgcagcagggTCAGCTGATGCCGGGCCAGCAACCGGGGCAGCCACagacgcaacagcaacagcagcagcagcaacaacagcagcagcagatggcTGGAGCACAGAAGAAGCCGCGATACTTTGTGGCCATGTTCGACTACGATCCATCCACAATGAGTCCCAATCCCGATGGGTGCGACGAAGAACTGCCATTCCAAGAGGGTGACACGATCAAG GTCTATGGTGATAAGGACGCCGATGGCTTCTACTGGGGCGAACTGCGCGGCAGGCGGGGCTATGTGCCGCATAATATGGTCAGCGAGGTGGAGGACACCACGGCGCAGATGCAGGGCGGACAGATGCAGATGGGCGGCGTCATGCAGACGGGCGCCACGCCAGGCACGGCTCAAGTGATGCCCGGCCAGGGTGTGCCGCAGCAGAGCATGCGCAATGTGAGTCGGGATCGGTGGGGCGACATCTATGCGAACATGCCGGTGAAACGGATGATTGCCCTCTACGACTACGATCCCCAGGAGTTGAGTCCGAATGTGGATGCCGAG CAAGTGGAGCTTTGCTTCAAGACGGGCGAGATAATACTCGTCTATGGTGATATGGATGAAGACGGTTTCTACATGGGCGAACTGGACGGTGTGAGAGGCCTGGTGCCGTCGAACTTCCTCGCCGATGCGCCCGATcagtacaacaacaatcaaatgGGACCTGGCGGGGTCGCCGGCCGAGGCGGCCTCAGTCAGCGGGGCAGGGGCCAGGGACCCGGGGCAAGGGGACCGCCGCCGCCCCCGCGAGACAACATGATGCCTGGCGTGGCTGGGCCGCGAGGTCCAGTCGGCAAAA ATGCTCGCCCTGCTTCCCCTACACTGTTAGACAACACGGGCCACCCTGCCCCCGATCACCAAACGCAG ATGATCGGTCGCGTTGGTAATGTTGgcctgcagcaacagcaacaacagcagcagcaactccagcaacaacaccaacaacaacaacaacaaccgtaTGGTCAGCAACAGACGCAAATGGGGCAGCAGCAaacccaacaacagcagcagcagatagGCATGGGACAACCTGGAATGATGGGCATGGGACAGCAGCCGGGTCAACAGATGGGTCAACAGATGGGCCAACAGATGGGCCAACAGATGGGCATGGGGCAGAtgggacagcagcagcaggtgccaGTGACGACGCAGGCACAGACGGGCGGACTTTTCTCCGGTGCAACGAGCCTGCTCTCTGGTGCTACTTCGGCTGCCACCGGTGGTCTATTTGGGTCGAAACAAGCGCCCAAAACGGATCCAATGCAACCACCTGGTGGTGTGCAGCCAACgcagcaacaagcaaacgCCTTTGGTGCCCAACAGATGCAGCAGCCgggcatgcaacagcagccgggtatgcaacagcagccgggtatgcaacagcaaccgggtatgcaacagcaacaacaacaacaagtgccaCCGCAAGCCCAGCCACCGCCGCAGGGGCCGGGCGCCGGTCTGCTGGGAGGCCTCAAGGGCATTGCAGCAGCGGCGCCCGGCGGCGATGTCCTCTCGAAAGGCAAAGATCTATTTGGCAAATTCGGGTTTGGCTTTGGCAAATAA
- the LOC117573526 gene encoding uncharacterized protein LOC117573526 isoform X15, with translation MPYESMHHHQSAATAVAAGVAPNSMLDALSLQLRDAEMRRTEIERAHQETLAQIRNLSGSARPDTEAVENLQSRARELEKKVALENVHCEELQIELTAALKAKAARSSAPSNNMCPSSMSNSAPFGAGMPASIPTSASSSTVTWAPTISHQDQGSEIDIIMAKIEQDNRVLAELEQPRTSASASMSALPPSSMMSAGNSEFRTISKSELEEELNRYKRAVLGGASGGGVSALSSGYSSLPQSLASTLANGATSNSLSGTSVGSAAAAAAAAGGAMDGGGGGGGRGGGHTSISGLVPNSISGISSSLSSHAIQSLQSAAYGVGQTSVEKLLSGTSGITGIPPLPSTTMPLLSLNAHNMPPGGSTSYSALGLSAGSGVGGVGVGGVGSSLTHPTMSNINMLDTSALLGLGPAGGGITGATSLYGLSAGAAGGLGSSYGGPPFMDAASSASYPFTSAALRQASKMKMLDEIDIPLARYGNRSSPCSPIPVGPHGGWGLDEFTDGLGTSIMHNRSGLALGALDLDTRNHAMNGATEPQVDMLDIPGKGRCCVFIARFPYDPPESRAQSNAIFPHREAEGELSLCAGDYLLVWTSGEPQGGYLDAELLDGRRGLVPASFVQRLVGDDLLEFHQAVLSTLRDAEDGSMQCDTTSLPSLPPHNPLLTHTHEDLARLSETHTDLEHDQDDISDNVPAPKHLTLERQLNKSVLIGWSPPEPVGYNLIDSYHVYVDGVLKVTVKANERTRALIEGVDSTRPHRISVRSVTQNRQTSRDAACTMIIGRDTSHLGPSAVRASHITCSSAVISWLPANSNHQHVVCVNNVEVRTVKPGMYRHTITGLAPSTQYRVTVRAKHLRAVGQHSTQPGHTVGGVGAGTAGRPGQEEAPGAYADFRTLTKGLPDPPQEIQLEAGPQDGTILVTWQPVNRPTSTGPVTGYAVYADGKKVTDINSPTGDHALIDIGKLGVFNPRAVTIRTKSRDSQSADSAPILIPNQVRNAVARRGPNQMGMGPQLPQQGLHGMPNQLQQQQQQMGMPGQPGQMGQLGQPHMMQQDHTQYDPNQMQQQGLQPGQQPGQTQPGHQGYQQPGATQRGMVPGRPQGPQQQQQQQAYGAQGGPMGGPRFRGPVPGQMGMQGQMPGQMQGQMPGQMPGQMQGQMPGQMPGQMPGQMPGQMAGQMAGQMPGQMPGQMPGQGQMMGPRGPLTQQQQQQQQLQQGQLMPGQQPGQPQTQQQQQQQQQQQQQMAGAQKKPRYFVAMFDYDPSTMSPNPDGCDEELPFQEGDTIKVYGDKDADGFYWGELRGRRGYVPHNMVSEVEDTTAQMQGGQMQMGGVMQTGATPGTAQVMPGQGVPQQSMRNVSRDRWGDIYANMPVKRMIALYDYDPQELSPNVDAEQVELCFKTGEIILVYGDMDEDGFYMGELDGVRGLVPSNFLADAPDQYNNNQMGPGGVAGRGGLSQRGRGQGPGARGPPPPPRDNMMPGVAGPRGPVGKNARPASPTLLDNTGHPAPDHQTQMIGRVGNVGLQQQQQQQQQLQQQHQQQQQQPYGQQQTQMGQQQTQQQQQQIGMGQPGMMGMGQQPGQQMGQQMGQQMGQQMGMGQMGQQQQVPVTTQAQTGGLFSGATSLLSGATSAATGGLFGSKQAPKTDPMQPPGGVQPTQQQANAFGAQQMQQPGMQQQPGMQQQPGMQQQPGMQQQQQQQVPPQAQPPPQGPGAGLLGGLKGIAAAAPGGDVLSKGKDLFGKFGFGFGK, from the exons ATGCCGTACGAGTCGATGCACCATCATCAGTCGGCGGCCACTGCGGTGGCAGCCGGCGTAGCGCCAAATAGCATGCTGGACGCACTCAGTTTGCAGCTGCGGGATGCGGAGATGCGACGCACTGAGATCGAGCGAGCACATCAG GAAACTCTGGCACAAATACGCAATCTAAGTGGCAGCGCTCGACCCGACACCGAGGCCGTGGAGAACCTTCAATCGCGTGCTCGTGAACTGGAGAAGAAG GTGGCGCTGGAGAACGTGCACTGCGAGGAGCTGCAGATCGAGTTGACTGCCGCGCTGAAGGCGAAGGCAGCTCGCTCCTCGGCacccagcaacaacatgtgTCCGTCTTCGATGTCCAACTCGGCGCCCTTCGGAGCTGGCATGCCAGCCAGCATTCCCACTTCGGCCAGCAGCTCGACAGTGACTTGGGCGCCGACAATCAGCCACCAGGACCAAGGCTCCGAGATTGACATCATCATGGCCAAGATCGAGCAG GATAATCGCGTGCTGGCCGAACTGGAGCAGCCAAGGACCTCGGCCAGCGCCAGCATGTCAGCATTGCCGCCCAGTTCTATGATGAGCGCGGGAAACAGCGAATTTAGAACCATATCAAAGAGTG AGCTCGAGGAAGAACTGAATCGCTATAAAAGAGCTGTGCTGGGCGGCGCTTCGGGCGGCGGCGTCTCGGCGCTGTCCTCCGGCTACTCGAGCCTGCCCCAATCGCTGGCTTCGACTCTGGCCAATGGGGCCACGAGCAACAGCTTGAGCGGCACCAGCGTTGGCtcagcggcagctgctgcagccgccGCTGGTGGTGCGATGGAtgggggaggaggaggtggtGGTAGAGGAGGCGGACATACATCCATATCGGGTCTGGTGCCCAACTCAATTAGCGGCATATCGTCGAGTCTGAGCAGCCATGCCATACAATCACTACAGTCGGCTGCCTACGGAGTTGGGCAGACGTCGGTGGAGAAGCTGTTGAGTGGAACTAGTGGAATAACTGGCATTCCACCATTGCCG AGCACAACCATGCCCCTCCTGTCACTCAACGCGCATAACATGCCGCCCGGCGGCTCCACCAGCTACTCGGCTCTCGGCCTAAGCGCCGGCAGCGGCGTCGGTGGCGTCGGCGTCGGCGGCGTTGGCTCCTCGCTCACCCACCCCACCAtgagcaacatcaacatgcTCGACACGAGCGCCCTGCTCGGCCTGGGACCCGCCGGCGGTGGCATCACCGGTGCCACCTCGCTCTACGGCCTGAGCGCAGGCGCCGCCGGTGGACTGGGCAGCTCCTATGGCGGTCCACCGTTCATGGACGCCGCCTCGAGCGCCTCGTATCCGTTCACCTCGGCGGCACTGCGTCAGGCCTCCAAGATGAAGATGCTCGACGAGATCGACATACCGCTGGCCCGCTACGGCAACCGCAGCTCGCCCTGCTCCCCCATTCCCGTGGGTCCGCATGGCGGCTGGGGCCTCGACGAGTTCACCGATGGCCTGGGCACCTCCATCATGCACAATCGCAGCGGGTTGGCGCTGGGCGCCCTTGACCTAGACA CTCGCAACCACGCAATGAACGGCGCAACTGAGCCACAGGTGGACATGTTGGACATTCCGGGCAAGGGACGTTGCTGTGTGTTCATTGCACGCTTTCCCTACGATCCGCCAGA ATCAAGAGCCCAGTCTAATGCTATATTCCCTCACAGGGAGGCGGAGGGCGAGCTGTCGCTGTGCGCCGGCGACTATCTGCTGGTGTGGACCAGCGGTGAGCCACAAGGAGGCTATCTGGATGCGGAGCTACTGGATGGACGTCGGGGCCTGGTGCCCGCCTCGTTTGTGCAGCGACTAGTGG GCGACGATTTGCTGGAGTTCCATCAGGCGGTACTGTCGACACTGCGCGATGCCGAGGACGGTTCGATGCAGTGCGACACAACGTCGCTGCCTTCCTTGCCGCCGCACAACCCattgctcacacacacgcacgagGATCTGGCACGTTTGAGTGAGACGCACACCGATCTGGAGCACGACCAGGACGACATTAGCGATAATG TTCCAGCTCCGAAGCACTTGACGCTGGAGAGGCAGCTGAACAAGAGCGTGCTCATTGGCTGGTCGCCGCCGGAGCCCGTGGGCTACAACCTGATCGACAGCTATCACGTCTATGTCGATGGCGTGCTCAAAGTCACGGTGAAGGCCAACGAACGCACACGCGCTCTAATCGAGGGCGTCGACTCCACGCGG CCGCATCGTATTAGCGTGCGCAGCGTTACGCAGAACCGTCAGACGTCCAGGGACGCGGCCTGCACAATGATCATTGGGCGGGACACCTCGCACTTGGGCCCCTCGGCGGTGCGCGCCTCGCACATAACGTGTTCCTCGGCGGTTATATCGTGGCTGCCGGCCAATTCCAACCACCAGCACGTGGTGTGTGTGAACAATGTGGAGGTGCGCACCGTCAAGCCGGGCATGTATAGGCACACCATAACGGGCCTTGCGCCCAGCACCCAATACCGTGTGACCGTGCGTGCCAAGCACTTGCGTGCCGTTGGccagcacagcacacagccTGGTCACACTGTCGGTGGAGTAGGAGCAGGCACTGCGGGCAGACCCGGCCAGGAGGAGGCACCGGGGGCCTATGCCGATTTTCGCACACTGACCAAGGGTCTGCCCGATCCGCCACAGGAGATCCAACTTGAGGCTGGTCCTCAGGATGGCACCATTCTGGTGACATGGCAGCCGGTTAACAGACCCACGTCCACGGGGCCTGTAACCGGCTATGCTGTGTACGCCGATGGTAAAAAAGTGACCGACATCAATTCACCAACGGGCGACCACGCACTCATCGACATCGGCAAACTGGGCGTCTTCAATCCCCGCGCCGTCACCATTCGCACCAAGTCTCGCGATTCACAGTCGGCGGACAGCGCGCCCATTTTGATACCAA ACCAAGTGCGCAACGCTGTCGCCCGCCGGGGACCAAATCAGATGGGCATGGGTCCGCAGCTGCCGCAGCAGGGACTCCACGGCATGCCCaaccagctgcagcagcaacagcagcagatggGCATGCCGGGTCAGCCTGGCCAGATGGGGCAGCTGGGGCAGCCGCACATGATGCAGCAGGATCACACGCAATACGATCCCAACCAGATGCAACAGCAGGGACTCCAACCTGGCCAGCAGCCGGGCCAAACCCAGCCCGGTCATCAG GGCTACCAACAGCCGGGCGCCACGCAGCGCGGCATGGTGCCGGGACGACCCCAGggaccacagcaacagcagcagcagcaagcttACGGGGCACAAGGCGGTCCGATGGGAGGTCCTCGCTTCCGCGGACCCGTGCCCGGACAGATGGGCATGCAGGGACAGATGCCGGGACAGATGCAGGGGCAAATGCCGGGGCAGATGCCAGGACAGATGCAAGGGCAGATGCCAGGTCAAATGCCAGGTCAGATGCCGGGTCAAATGCCTGGTCAAATGGCTGGACAGATGGCCGGACAAATGCCTGGTCAAATGCCAGGACAGATGCCCGGACAGGGGCAGATGATGGGTCCACGTGGTCCACTcacccagcaacagcagcagcagcaacagttgcagcagggTCAGCTGATGCCGGGCCAGCAACCGGGGCAGCCACagacgcaacagcaacagcagcagcagcaacaacagcagcagcagatggcTGGAGCACAGAAGAAGCCGCGATACTTTGTGGCCATGTTCGACTACGATCCATCCACAATGAGTCCCAATCCCGATGGGTGCGACGAAGAACTGCCATTCCAAGAGGGTGACACGATCAAG GTCTATGGTGATAAGGACGCCGATGGCTTCTACTGGGGCGAACTGCGCGGCAGGCGGGGCTATGTGCCGCATAATATGGTCAGCGAGGTGGAGGACACCACGGCGCAGATGCAGGGCGGACAGATGCAGATGGGCGGCGTCATGCAGACGGGCGCCACGCCAGGCACGGCTCAAGTGATGCCCGGCCAGGGTGTGCCGCAGCAGAGCATGCGCAATGTGAGTCGGGATCGGTGGGGCGACATCTATGCGAACATGCCGGTGAAACGGATGATTGCCCTCTACGACTACGATCCCCAGGAGTTGAGTCCGAATGTGGATGCCGAG CAAGTGGAGCTTTGCTTCAAGACGGGCGAGATAATACTCGTCTATGGTGATATGGATGAAGACGGTTTCTACATGGGCGAACTGGACGGTGTGAGAGGCCTGGTGCCGTCGAACTTCCTCGCCGATGCGCCCGATcagtacaacaacaatcaaatgGGACCTGGCGGGGTCGCCGGCCGAGGCGGCCTCAGTCAGCGGGGCAGGGGCCAGGGACCCGGGGCAAGGGGACCGCCGCCGCCCCCGCGAGACAACATGATGCCTGGCGTGGCTGGGCCGCGAGGTCCAGTCGGCAAAA ATGCTCGCCCTGCTTCCCCTACACTGTTAGACAACACGGGCCACCCTGCCCCCGATCACCAAACGCAG ATGATCGGTCGCGTTGGTAATGTTGgcctgcagcaacagcaacaacagcagcagcaactccagcaacaacaccaacaacaacaacaacaaccgtaTGGTCAGCAACAGACGCAAATGGGGCAGCAGCAaacccaacaacagcagcagcagatagGCATGGGACAACCTGGAATGATGGGCATGGGACAGCAGCCGGGTCAACAGATGGGTCAACAGATGGGCCAACAGATGGGCCAACAGATGGGCATGGGGCAGAtgggacagcagcagcaggtgccaGTGACGACGCAGGCACAGACGGGCGGACTTTTCTCCGGTGCAACGAGCCTGCTCTCTGGTGCTACTTCGGCTGCCACCGGTGGTCTATTTGGGTCGAAACAAGCGCCCAAAACGGATCCAATGCAACCACCTGGTGGTGTGCAGCCAACgcagcaacaagcaaacgCCTTTGGTGCCCAACAGATGCAGCAGCCgggcatgcaacagcagccgggtatgcaacagcagccgggtatgcaacagcaaccgggtatgcaacagcaacaacaacaacaagtgccaCCGCAAGCCCAGCCACCGCCGCAGGGGCCGGGCGCCGGTCTGCTGGGAGGCCTCAAGGGCATTGCAGCAGCGGCGCCCGGCGGCGATGTCCTCTCGAAAGGCAAAGATCTATTTGGCAAATTCGGGTTTGGCTTTGGCAAATAA